TGTAAATTTCATTGGGGGAGAAAGCATCTTTTCTTTAATAGATTTGACTAGTTTTATGTACTATTGTAAATTTCATTGGGGGAGAAACCGCGTAAAATAATTCTGTGGGCTCTTGTCAGTTGTCAGGTGTCACTCAGAAAAAAAAGGTAGAGTTAGAGGATGAAAACTCGTACAAAACTGAAGATTAAAATTTCCATTCCTCTGTGGCTCCTGAGTTCATGGCGTCTTCCTCCTCATCTAACAAAAGTTCTTTCACTGAATTGGAAAGGAAAACGTTAACTGTATCTGAGAAAATATATGATGCATTTATCAACCACCGAGGCCCTGACGTGAAAGACACTGTTGCTTTTGCACTTTACGAATCACTGGAGGAAAAGGAATGTTGGACATTTCTTGATGATCAAGAATTACAATTGGGAGATTTAATTCCCTCTGCCATACAAAATGCCATTTACTCTTCTAAAGTGCAGATAGCCATCTTCTCACCGGGATATGCGGAGTCGTCTTGGTGTTTAGATGAGCTTCTTCTCATGCTGAAAACCAAGGCTCAGTTTATTCCCATCTTTTGTGACGTGAAGCCTTCTGATCTTCGCTATCCTGACAAGGGAGTTTATGCTCCTGCATTCGCTCAACATGAAGAAAAGGGGAGATTCAGCGACGAGAGGCTTCACCAGTGGAAAGAAGCCCTCCACTCTTCTTCACTCATCTCTGGCTACGAATTCAGCACATCTAATGAGTAAGGCTTAGGTTAAAATGCCATTTAGATATTTCTAGTTTGTTTAGATTGTTTTCTTTCAATTCATTACGATTCAGTGTTTTAAATCTTCCTACTTACCCTTTCCATTCTGATTTTGAACGCTTTTAAACCCTTAAAATTGCCAGAAATGTCGAGAGGCTGTGTACAAAAATTGCCCTTGCTGTGCAAAAAGAGGATGGAAAGATGAGAAATGCGCAGCAACTGTGCCTATCGAGCTGCGTGTGTGAAATACTTGGATATTTAATCAGAAGCATAACTCAGAGGTCAGATCTTCATGCAGAGGCAGCAACATCAACAACAAGTACATCAGCACAAGTTAAGGTATGTAGTCTTCCGCCCAGAGATTCACATTCTGTGGGCATAGAATCCAAAGTTGAACACATGGTAGGTTTGTTAGAAGACCCAGGAGTTCAAGTCATAGCCGTCGTTGGTATGGGCGGCTCGGGGAAAACATTTCTCCTCCAAAATGTCTTCAAAGCCGTAAAATCCAAGAACGACTATTCCATTTGGCTCTCTATTTCTAAATCTTATTCTCTCGAGAATTTGCAACATGATATAGCCTCCCACATAGGCAAGCAACGTGAAATTGTGGACAACAAAGTATCTAAAGAGAGAGCAGCTGAACTGATTCATGACCATCTCCTAGGGAAAAGATGTCTTATTGTGTTGGATGATCTGTGGACGCTCTCCACAGAAAATAGTCTGATTGACAAACTTGGTCTACCAACTGATAAAGACTGTAAAGTTGTGATTAGCACAAGAAACAGGCAGGTTGCTCTAAATTCAAATGCTCGAATTTATGAGATGAAAAATTTGTCTGATGAAGACAGCTGGAGGCTGTTTTGTGTCTATGCATTTCCGAATTGTGTAGAAAATAGAGCGCCACTGCTTATGGAAGAGGAGGGTCGGAAGATTGTGAAGCAATGTGGAAATTTACCTCTTGCTATCAAAACGATAGCAGCATCTCTGGCTAACACACGACTTCTCAGCAAATGGGTGTTGAAGCGCCGTCAGCTCGAAAGAGTAGTTACTACCAGTGGTGGTCATGACCCTGTCATGGAAATATTGAAATTAAGCTACGACGCTTTGCCTGCATACCTTAAAGCGTGTTTTGCATATCTTTCCTTCTTTCCTGAGGATGAAGAGATAGATTCTGAGTATTTGATAAATCTATGGATAGCGGAAGGATTCATCCCAGCAGGAGAGGATCAGTGGGATTTGGGCTGGGATTGGTTAGATCAACTTGACCAGCTGTGTCTGATTCAGGTGTGTGAGAGAGGCGATGGCAGTTATTTAACCAAATACTGCAAAATTCACGATTTATTGCATGATTTGGCCATACACATTTCGAAAGAAAATAGATGTGCTCTTTCAGTTGAGGAAGTCTCTAGACATACAAGTGGTGCCACAGGCTGGTGTCGGATTTTACTGGCCAAGAAAGGTCTACATGTCAATCCCATCTCGGAGAGCCGTCCTATTTATCTCCGTACACTCACACTATCCCAGAATGAGCAGATTGCAAGCATTCCAGATAACTTGTTTACCACTATTAGAGGACTGCGCGTTCTGGATTTGAGCTTCACAGACATAACTACATTGCCTGCGTCACTTGGAAAGATGATTCTTCT
The nucleotide sequence above comes from Cryptomeria japonica chromosome 11, Sugi_1.0, whole genome shotgun sequence. Encoded proteins:
- the LOC131076782 gene encoding probable disease resistance protein At1g61300, with product MASSSSSNKSSFTELERKTLTVSEKIYDAFINHRGPDVKDTVAFALYESLEEKECWTFLDDQELQLGDLIPSAIQNAIYSSKVQIAIFSPGYAESSWCLDELLLMLKTKAQFIPIFCDVKPSDLRYPDKGVYAPAFAQHEEKGRFSDERLHQWKEALHSSSLISGYEFSTSNENVERLCTKIALAVQKEDGKMRNAQQLCLSSCVCEILGYLIRSITQRSDLHAEAATSTTSTSAQVKVCSLPPRDSHSVGIESKVEHMVGLLEDPGVQVIAVVGMGGSGKTFLLQNVFKAVKSKNDYSIWLSISKSYSLENLQHDIASHIGKQREIVDNKVSKERAAELIHDHLLGKRCLIVLDDLWTLSTENSLIDKLGLPTDKDCKVVISTRNRQVALNSNARIYEMKNLSDEDSWRLFCVYAFPNCVENRAPLLMEEEGRKIVKQCGNLPLAIKTIAASLANTRLLSKWVLKRRQLERVVTTSGGHDPVMEILKLSYDALPAYLKACFAYLSFFPEDEEIDSEYLINLWIAEGFIPAGEDQWDLGWDWLDQLDQLCLIQVCERGDGSYLTKYCKIHDLLHDLAIHISKENRCALSVEEVSRHTSGATGWCRILLAKKGLHVNPISESRPIYLRTLTLSQNEQIASIPDNLFTTIRGLRVLDLSFTDITTLPASLGKMILLKLLNLKKTNITKVPKCVRHLKGLLFLALPLCCRSLPVWISELKSLQHFEGWGIDPMPKGISKLASLRTLRAFFNLSINEDEFMRLGDVVSMTQLQELRLILNHDMELERMEEGILAQLLRMRRLAIRNNIKGTELPQFPENITAMKQLEYLLLQRFVVPRWICKLTNLRELWLQECSDYSELERMPNLVGLYLNKDKSCRKLPEAFGKSGGFPQLRFLQITNFSSLEELPTLEEGAMVCLEQFLLFLCPKVKKVEGLEQLKRLEEFSFYDSGMMSNWWKTLYEDGEYWKKIKAINPQVNITAI